CAGCTTGGGCTCCCTTTCTGCCTCCATCACACATACATTTTTCTAAACTTCTTTTGGAAACTATTTAGAGGCTCAATTTCTATCAGTTCTCATGAGTCGTGAGTTCCACAAGCTGCTGTCCACTCCAGACAATAGCTCCGGCTTTTGTTTATCCTAAAATCACCCCTCTCAAGCCTCACAATGTGCTCCGGGATGTGGGGAGCACAGTTCCATTACCCAGCTCCTCCTTTGACGACTCTGTTCTTGGTCATATCTCCTCCCTAGCGTGGTGTTCCTAGGTCaaggtttctcagccttggcgcTATTCATATTTTGGGCCAGCTACTGCTTTGTGTGAGAGCTGACCTgagcattgtaagatgtttaccagcatccctggcctctactctcTGGATGCTGGTAGCTTCCACCTTCCATCCCCTGAGTTGTGTTGACTAAAattgtctccagacgttgccaaatgccCGTAGGAGCAACATCAGTctcagctgagaaccactgttctagactAAACAGATCCCCTCTGCGGCACATATTTTCTTGGTAACTTTCTCCaggtctcctccctgtgtctatAGGGCAAAGGCCTCCTAGGTTGCGGTGAATTTGCTTCCTATAATTACTTTGGCTTGGCAATAGTAGTGAGATTTTACATCGACAAGCACTTCATCTCTTAATATCTCACATGAACCGCATGACTTAAGacattgaaatttcattttacagatgatactGAAACATGGAGAAATTTTTCAGAATCCGGTTCACAGACCACGTACTTTGAGGATCACCTGgggaataaatacatattttcaggCTCCACACCAGACCTAccaatcagaatctctagggtatcagggaatctgcattttatgcTTTGCAATCTTTTTTCAAGGGTTTTGCATTCACATGGTTCCAAAATTAAAAGAAGGTGAAAGTCTCTCTTGTTGTTGCCACTATCTGCCTAGTgcccttctctgccctctctcccgACACATACACACAGGTACCCTGGGGCTTGTGTCTCCttgcagagtttttttttttatagctgcaCAATGGGATTTGAATTGTTAGCAAGCTCTCCAGTGATATTTGTGCTGTTTCAAATGTGAGAACCAGTGCTCTCTACAGCGCTGCCTGCCTGTTCAATACAGTAAGTTTGCAGGCAAAAAGGTTTTCTCCTTGTGGCTGCAGAATAGAGGAATCCTGGAGGCCTGGGATGTGGATTCTCAGAGTATCTGGGGTACCCCCCTCTCTTGCCATTCCATCCCTGGGCCTGATTCATAACTAAAGGAAGGGGAAGAGTAAGTCCAAATATAGATAGCTCAGTTTGGGGACACTGAGTCTTCCCTCCGGAAGATGTAGGTAGCTTAGTTATTCTGTAAACCTTCTGCTAACATTAAGGCTGTGGAAGGCTCTCAGTGGCAGAATAAATGGGGTGAATGGCTTAGTTTCAGCCAGCCCCCATTCTTTGTCGAACCGCTCCAGTGCTGACAGTCCATGGTTCCTCGCATCCACTTGTTACGTGAGCCTTGTGGCTAGTTGACTGAGTCAGCTGAGTTGTCAGGACAGCTGAAGCCTTCAGAAGAAAGTTCCTCTACAGCAGGCACCACGCTGTTCAGGATTCACAGTGCCGGGATGTCTTCATTCTGTACACGCCGACTTAACTTTAAATCAAGACTCGTTGACTTGGTGCACATGACGGTCCATCTTGGCTCCCCCTTCTgctgtaggtttggatcctgctGGGCCCATGTTTGAAGGGGTGGACATCCACAAGAGGCTGTCCCCTGATGATGCAGACTTTGTGGATGTCCTCCACACCTACACACGTTCCTTTGGTTTGAGCATCGGGATTCAGATGCCTGTGGGCCACATCGACATCTACCCCAACGGAGGTGACTTCCAGCCTGGCTGTGGGCTCAATGATCTCTTCGGCTCAATTGCGTATGGAAGTGAGTTCCTATATTCTGCTTCATGTGGAGGTTTGACTCAGTTATCACATCTCCTCAATCAGCCAGAGCTGATGTACTAGCAACATCCATTTTATCATTCCCACCTTAGTGCCGTTCATTCTACAAGCCTGTTAACAGCCTTCCTGCggtctctgctctgctttctccTGCTTTGAGGTTACAGTTATTATGgattactttctttttataacaAAAGGAATACATgtttgttggggaaaaaaatcaagcaatatgaaattgcataaaggaaaaagtgaaaatccccctcacctcccactccgCTCCTACTTCCACTCTTCAGAGGCAGCTGATGTGAACAATTTGCTTgtatccttccagtcttttttctttgcaaatttatttgtgtgtgtgtgtgtatgtgtgttatgtgtgtgagtgattatatttttcaaaatcacattGTTCTGCAACTTTCCTTTTTCAGACGTAATACATATTATGGACATTCTTAAACATCAGAGCACATAGATCTATTTACCttattccttttaaaggctgTATAATAGTCGTTAGTATGGATGcactatgattttattttttgtaacattTTGAAGAAGTAAAACCAAGACGCTTTCTCCATTCACTTATGATTTCTCTTCTGAAATCTACTGAGTGCCTGAGCTTGTTCCCAGCAGACTTGGGCTGAACTGAATTTGCTGCTGAAAGTGATGTGTGGCCCCAGTGACCAGTCCCTTTCTGGGTTTTTCATTTGCTCATTGCCTTGCATCCTGGCAGCATTTCTAAGTCTTGGCCCGGTCAACTCTACTTTGAGGCTCTGCCCTTTGGATGTCCCACTCTGTCACCCACTCTTAAGACTGGTGCCCTCTCCCCACGCGATAATATCCAAATAGCCCCTTTAGGGCTCGGAGGTCCATGCAAGGGGAGGTCAGCCCTGCCTCGGGAGATCAGATGATGGTGTTTCTTAAGGCTGATGCTGTTAGTGAGGAAAGGATGGGGGTGGCTTTGCTAAATTTTTCTTACTGTCCAAGGATTTACTTGAACTATTGGCTTTAGCCTCTGGTTACAAGAAATAATGATGTACCACGGGCCAGAAAACCCAGACTATACTCCTAACTTCATAACCAACTGACTATGTGACCCTAagcaaattacttcacctctaTGGCTCTTTGGGCCATAATCTTTAACTGAAAGGATTGGACCTGAAAGGGGTTGGCAAGCATTTTCCTAAAGGAGcagctagtaaatattttatgctttgcaGGTCCTATAGTCTCTGTTTCGACCCCTCTGCTCTGCTGTTGTAACGTgggagcagccacagacaatgggtaaacaaatgagcatggctgtgtgccgataaaactttatttaccaaaacagggCTAGCCTGCAAGCCATCACTTGCTGAGCCCTGGACTAGGTGGTGTTTAGCATCTGACCCATTTCCAGCATTTTGTGACTGTACAACTCTCTTAGGAGTTAGTGACTCCTCCTGCACAACTGGTCTCCATCACACTATTCAGTGCTTGTTATATGTACTCTCTTGCTCTTCATTCTTTGTGTGTATTAGTGCTGTCTTCCCACCTGGAGAGAAAGCAGTTAGGCAGCAGGAAGGGCTGTCAATTCTTCTACATCCTGATGGGAGCCTAGCACATCACTGGGCGTGCATTAAGAACGACACACAGAAGAATGCTAACAGTAACAATAGAAGTCGTTTTTACTGATGAGGTGTACAGTACTTATTGAGCGAGTGGGCGAGTCATCGAGCGGCACTTCGTCCTAtgtgttctctgtctctctgtcctccaGCAATTGCAGAGGGGGTGCAATGTGAGCATGAGCGTGCAGTACACCTGTTTGTCGACTCCCTGGTGAATCAGGACAAGCCGAGCTTTGCCTTCCAGTGCACGGACTCAAACCGCTTCAAAAAGGGCATCTGTCTCAGCTGCCGGAAGAACCGTTGTAATAGCATTGGCTACAACGCCAAGAAAATGAGGAACAAGAGGAACAGCAAAATGTACCTGAAAACCCGGGCAGGCATGCCTTTCAGAGGTGAGCCTCAGTCCCAGCCCGCAGTGCCCTGGCGGAGGactttgtcttttccttccttctaaataTCACCTTTACAACAGAGCACATCCCAGCCCGGGCTATGTGACCAGCATAGTTTAATCAAATCATTGCAAATCAGATCATGTTGTGCCTGCCCTGGGGAaggtaatctttaaaaataaatggtggagggctggcccgatggtgtagtggttaagttcatgtgctctgcttctgcagctgagggtttgtgggtttggatcccaggcacaggcctacacttgttaagccatgctgtggcgggaacccacatacaaaatagagaaagagtggcatggatgttagctcagggtcaatcttcctcaccaaaaaaataaaaataaaaaaggtggaGACTCCTTTGGTGATGTGAATCCTCACTCCGTGATCACAATATCAATATCTTAAATTTCTAtcttacatttaatttttcaaagctgtttcatgtttgtcttctcatttgatTATCATAATAATCTGAAGTAGGACCAACAGGGGTCAAAATgatatcttgtatttttatgaCGTGTTATAAACCATAAGGTTTTGCGAGTATTATTTCACATATGAGGAAGTTGAAGCTTGAAGAGGCTAATACCTTGGTCCTTAattcaaggttacacagctagaaaGTTGGCCAGAATCCCCAAAAAGTCCCCCAAACCCCAAGGTCAGAGCTCCTTCTTCTATACTGCAGTGCCCTCTTATGTCACTGGACAGAATGAGACCAGAGGGAGACTAGAGGCTGGGCTGGACCAAAAGGATGTCGGTCCCTAAAAACTCAGTGTGCTAGGTGACTCAGTTTGGGTCAGGGTGCCCTGAGATGACAAGCAAGGCTCACACATGTCTTTCCTGCTGTCTTTGCAGTTTACCATTATCAGATGAAAATCCATGTCTTCAGCTACAAGTACATGGGAGAAATTGAGCCCACCTTTTATGTCACCCTTTATGGCACCAACGCCGACTCCCAGAATCTGCCTTTGGAAATGTAAGTCACAAGTTTCCCTTGCTGGGTTCAGGACAGAGAACAAGTTGGTTTGAGAGTGGGAGAGAGTGCGGGAATGTGTGAACAAGTACAGAAGAGAGTCTTCTGAGTGTCTCGGGGAGGAGCTGGATGGTTCCACTGGACTCTGCCGTCCTGTCTCCCACTGTACACTCTCCTTTAAGCCCTTGACTCAGAACATTTCTGGGAGGGAAGCTCCAGGGATGAATCAGCAATGCGAGAAGCTGCTGGATCAGCTGGGCAGAAACTGCTATTTCATTTCAGGCAACGCCTGACACCTGAGGCTTTAGGAACTTCCTAAACGTCATCCCTGGACCGTTTCTAATGATCTGTGGGAGGGACACAGCAATCTGTATGTATTTGTTGAGCCCTCACAGAGTACAAAGCACCGTGCTGAGTAATGTTGGGATTTCAAAGCAATGTCATCAAAGTATCACTCTCAGGGCTCAGGGTCTAGTTGGGAGACCAGAtttgtacacacatgcacaaaagtGGGGCAAGGCAGGCTCCTCCAAAAGGTCAAATGAGAGGGACAGGCAGGAGGAGGCTAGGAGTCTGAGGGAGACAGATGCCTGAGGGCTGAGAGGAAGAGGACAGTGTTGGGTGGGGATGCGACTTCTTTGGGCTTtctcatttctgttctttcttggtCCTGTCCCTCCAGGAAGTAGCATAAATGGGTAGATGCTCTGGAAGGGTTAGGATAAGAAGTCAGGGTGCTGTGAGCAGAGTTGTCGTTCTGTCCGTGTGGAACACAGCTGAGCTTCTGTCCTGGTTCTGCAGGGGGGCCATGGAGGGTGTGGAAGAGGGACCTCTTGCTTGTTTCACTCCAGTCACTGTGGGGCAGGTGCTGCCACAGTGTCACCCCACATGGTACAGAAGTTTTCCAGGTGGCAGGGGAGTGAGACCggcttttctctcctcttgtaGAGTGGAGCAGATCGGGCTGAATGCCACCAACTCCTTCCTGGTCTACACCGAGGAGGACTTGGGAGACCTCTTGAAGATTAAACTCACCTGGAAGGGGACACCTCAGTCCTGGTACAGCCTGTGGAGGGAGCTTCGCAGCTACCTGTCTCAACCCCGCAAATCCGAGCGGGAGCTGAATATCAGGCGCATCCGGGTCAAGTCTGGGGAAACCCAGCAGAAGTAAGTGCCTCATGACCCTTTTTGGCTCCATGTCAGTGGTGAGCCAAAGGTGCGTGCCTCTGTGGCGTCCTTCCCTTTGCTAAATGTGCACCTTCAGTCCTTCCATATGCAGAGCAGCGGGCAAAACCTCAAACACTGGTGCAAGGAAAAGTGCGCTCCAGAGCAGGGGTCTGTCAGCTGTTGCGCACCTTGTGCCCAGATCACAGGCCCTCAGCTGAGAGGGGTGGGCAACCGGGCGCTGGAATCCAGCCCTTGTTCTGTTTGCCAAGCCCTGTGTtggctggaggaagaggggctTCCCTGGACCAGGGCTCTGGAGGAGCACAGCCTTGCTAATTTATTCGCTCTGAGGTCCAAGCAACCGAAAGTCTTTCTCCTGAGCAGAGCAAACCAGAGTATCAAGTCTCAGGAGCCCCCACAGATAAGGTCTGTGGGAGGACCTGGGTTCCCTAGCATCCTGGTTTCAGAGCGTTATATCTCTCCTTTGGAGGCTCTGAGTCAAGGACATGTGCTGGAATCCTAAGGTCAAGGAAGAGAAGCCTCTCTGCCATGCCTCTACACCACGGCAGGTTCCCCATGTCTTTTAGCCCCACGCCTAGCATGAAAAATCCAGACCATTTATATATCAGCCCCTAAAACTGTGCCTTGACTCTCTGAGCCCACTTCTTTCTAAGTAGAAGCCAGGGAAGCCTGGGAGACCTGTGTCAACAGAGGAGGGTTTCCTTGACCACGTCCTCCAGCAGGCCTCTGGGAGGGCACTGCCAGCCTCGGGATGGGAAGAAGCAGCCTCCACCCTCTTTGTACCTCATCTGGCATTTTCTCCATCACAACTCTTCACGTGTCCTGTTTCCATCCATCACCTATGGCACAGCTTGGCCTCGAGGGGAGTGGAGGCTCAGGTCCCTTGTCTGAGTGATTCTGGTCTAGAAACCTGTGAACTGGGGAGTACCAGCTGGGGAACCGTTAGCACCAAGACTGTGACCTAGATAAttatgtctttttccttctcttggcGCTTGTAAGTGCAGCCTGTACCTGTGGGTGGGGTAGCAGAAAGATGGTCCCTTTTataacatatttcaaatataataaacCACTGAAACTTAACAAAGGTAAAGAGTTTTCCATATGGGTTTCAGATACAGGATTTTACAAAGTAAAACATGACAGATAGAATTGAAGCCCCTTTGTGCCTTTCTCCTGTCCTGTTCTTCCCCTTTCAAACCAAATGTACTCATCTTCCAACACTAACTAGTGGTAGTGTGTTTTCCGCCTTCGTGATCTTAGACCTTTAGTCCTTCTGTTTGTATATGTATAAACAGCATATAGAATTGTTTTCGATTCTTCTGAAGTTTACGTGAACGACCATATCCCTTAACAcattgcttttttcattcaacttCGTTTATGAAATTTACCCAATACATATAGATCTAAGCTATTCACCTTTAACTCCTTTATGTAAACTGTTATTGTACAAAGAATAGCTTCACCATTGTTCTGTGAATATTGAAGTTGTTGCTTCCTTTTTGCAGTCACAAATTGTGCTGGGATGAATATCCTTGTACATTTTCCTCGTGCACGTGTGTGAGGGCTTCTTTGGGGCAGGTATACTAAAAAGTTGAGTCACCGGGTTATGGCATATGTATCCTCCAACTTGATTAGGTATTACTACATCCTTCTCCAGAGTGGTTGGACCAGTTTTCAATCTTAGCCTCAGAATAAGAggtctcctttcccctcctcctcatctACATTTGTTGAAACATTCTCGCCATTCTGTTGGGTGAGAATTGACTACTACCacctgttgttttaatttgcatttcctgattgtgAGTGTGGTGGGTAAACTTTTTATATGCTTATGGGCTGTTTGGGCTTCCTGGTAAAGATTCTTAAAGCTGTTCTGAATGTGTCTTTTGTCCTTTGGGT
This genomic stretch from Equus przewalskii isolate Varuska chromosome 7, EquPr2, whole genome shotgun sequence harbors:
- the LIPG gene encoding endothelial lipase isoform X2; the encoded protein is MRNSILLLCLWSVYCCFAAGGPAPLGPEGGLEDEPHKSRDVQPAAKPSVKFSLVISEDQKHEGCDLSLGRDQPLEDCGFNMTAKTFFIIHGWTMSGLFERWLYKLVSALQTREKEANVVVVDWLPLAHQLYRDAVNNTRVVGHDVARMLDWLQGKDGFSLRNVHLIGYSLGAHVAGYAGNFVKGTVGRITGLDPAGPMFEGVDIHKRLSPDDADFVDVLHTYTRSFGLSIGIQMPVGHIDIYPNGGDFQPGCGLNDLFGSIAYGTIAEGVQCEHERAVHLFVDSLVNQDKPSFAFQCTDSNRFKKGICLSCRKNRCNSIGYNAKKMRNKRNSKMYLKTRAGMPFRVYHYQMKIHVFSYKYMGEIEPTFYVTLYGTNADSQNLPLEIVEQIGLNATNSFLVYTEEDLGDLLKIKLTWKGTPQSWYSLWRELRSYLSQPRKSERELNIRRIRVKSGETQQKLTFCAEDLENTSISPGQELWFHKCRDGWRMKNETSPTVELP
- the LIPG gene encoding endothelial lipase isoform X1, yielding MLRERKKLLNSTQQVVARVGRDSAPVTRLRPSSSAHCSLWGVSPGIALVLHSQDEPHKSRDVQPAAKPSVKFSLVISEDQKHEGCDLSLGRDQPLEDCGFNMTAKTFFIIHGWTMSGLFERWLYKLVSALQTREKEANVVVVDWLPLAHQLYRDAVNNTRVVGHDVARMLDWLQGKDGFSLRNVHLIGYSLGAHVAGYAGNFVKGTVGRITGLDPAGPMFEGVDIHKRLSPDDADFVDVLHTYTRSFGLSIGIQMPVGHIDIYPNGGDFQPGCGLNDLFGSIAYGTIAEGVQCEHERAVHLFVDSLVNQDKPSFAFQCTDSNRFKKGICLSCRKNRCNSIGYNAKKMRNKRNSKMYLKTRAGMPFRVYHYQMKIHVFSYKYMGEIEPTFYVTLYGTNADSQNLPLEIVEQIGLNATNSFLVYTEEDLGDLLKIKLTWKGTPQSWYSLWRELRSYLSQPRKSERELNIRRIRVKSGETQQKLTFCAEDLENTSISPGQELWFHKCRDGWRMKNETSPTVELP
- the LIPG gene encoding endothelial lipase isoform X3, whose product is MTAKTFFIIHGWTMSGLFERWLYKLVSALQTREKEANVVVVDWLPLAHQLYRDAVNNTRVVGHDVARMLDWLQGKDGFSLRNVHLIGYSLGAHVAGYAGNFVKGTVGRITGLDPAGPMFEGVDIHKRLSPDDADFVDVLHTYTRSFGLSIGIQMPVGHIDIYPNGGDFQPGCGLNDLFGSIAYGTIAEGVQCEHERAVHLFVDSLVNQDKPSFAFQCTDSNRFKKGICLSCRKNRCNSIGYNAKKMRNKRNSKMYLKTRAGMPFRVYHYQMKIHVFSYKYMGEIEPTFYVTLYGTNADSQNLPLEIVEQIGLNATNSFLVYTEEDLGDLLKIKLTWKGTPQSWYSLWRELRSYLSQPRKSERELNIRRIRVKSGETQQKLTFCAEDLENTSISPGQELWFHKCRDGWRMKNETSPTVELP